In Papaver somniferum cultivar HN1 chromosome 9, ASM357369v1, whole genome shotgun sequence, the genomic stretch AGATGTTAAATTTCTGAATAATCCAGTGGGTAACATTCTATGCTTTTATTCAATACAAATAATTGTTTCCTAGTTGCATCATGGTTGTTGAGGAATTCTTCTCTGCTCAATGAATCTCTATTTAGAAGTTTCTCATGAGAGAAACATGGAAACCGGCAAAGCTTTGGCCTGGTGTCTGGCAGAATCTACTAGCCAACACAACTTATGGTTCATAAGGTATATCCAAACTGGACGATCATGCAAATGTCGCCATTATAATGAGACTCTGAAATGGTCATTCTTTGTTGCCACTAATTTCTTATCACGGATGCATTTGTTGCTTTATCAATAGAAGGATTAAAGAAAAATACCACATTATCACTTCCATGCCTAACAATAGCTGAGCTCTAATACAACTAGGTAGATTTTCAGATCATTCTCTTGATAACTTCTCAGTTCTACTTATTCTAGAGAGAATGTTTGTCACTTTATTTTGTTCTTTAGGAACATAATAACATTTCGGGAGATTTTGCATTTCCCCATCAAAAAAGATAGCTAATTCCCCCCTTTAAATTGATAATAGTCAAAACCTCTTTAACTTGGATGTGTCGTAATAGATTAGCTCAATTAGCTTAGTACAACACGTGCAGCGCACATGCATGTCAAAAAAAATATCTGAAaattaaaaatccaaaaataccCTTTAAAAATAAACGGTTTATATTAGATTTGGGTTTAAATTTGTTATACGTACCCCAATCTCACCTAACTGATTAGATAAGAGGAGTGAGAGATTGGTTACAAACTGAAACTAATCTCTTCCCTTTCACATACGGTTCGAGAGgcagatagagagaaagtgagggTTTTCTTTGACATTTCCCCTTCTGTCTACAAATCTTAGTCAAAGAAAGAGATTgggaagaagattgaagaaagaaCAATGAATTTTGAATAAGGATTTTGACATGCAATTCCCTGATCCTAAAaagttatactccctccgtccggATTTAGTTGATAAAATTGCATTTTACATGGATATTAAGAAATAGATAGAGAACAATTTTCTTTTCACAAATATCCTTAGCAATGAATAATTATTTGGATAATTAATGGTTCTTAGTAGGCACAAACACAAGTTTCTAAATTAGGGACTGATTACTAtgtggataaaagaaaaaaattaggcGAAAATATCAATTTTATCAACTAAATCCGGACGGAGGGAGTAAGTCTTTTTCTTTCGATTTTGTGTTAAGGTTTAGTCGATTCAATGTTAGGGTTTGTTTGATTTTGGGTTTTTGTTTATTCGGTTGTTAATAATGGTTATGATCATGATAGATTTGAAGATGATCATAAAAAGTTGTAAGGTTTTTTCTTCCGATTATGTGTTGGGGTTTTATCGATTTTGTTCAAGGTTTGTTTaattctaagttttttttacTTGGGTAGTTAATAATGGTTATAATCATGGTAGATTTGAAGTTTTCGTCAAGTTTTGTTGTTATTCCGTTTTCATAAAAATTGGggtttcattttatttatttttactgttGATTATGTGCTCTTATTATCATTAGTATACTTTACATTGTTGTTTAGTTAGTTATTGGACttacaaaattcattttttaGTATTATATGTGTTGGTGATACTTGGTACCGTGTTGCAATTATTGTTAGAAATGGTGGTTATGGGACCGATCTTTTAAAATTGGAGTTGATAGTTCCTAATATGTTGTACTTGTGTGTTGATTTTATCAGATGAATTCACCATTTCCATTTGGTGTTATTGTTTTGATAATGAAACTGAATTTTTGCATTTTGTGTGTGTTTGTAGTGCTAGAAAAGATTATGGTTTGAAAGAATTGGTGATTCATTATGGTGGACATTGGCCACCTGACCAACCACTTGGGGGATTGCACTTCTTTGATTACATGAATGGCAGAGAGTGTCACTATAAGAAATTTGATGGAGACTGTTTGAGTATGATTGATCTTATTGCTGGTATGGGAGACAAGTTGAATGGTTTTGGGAGGCGTGATTACTTTCAATATTTGGATGGTGGTTTTTTATTGGACATATATGATGAACAAGACTTGTTGAGGTTTTGGATTGATTCGGATCAAAAATAAGGAACTCCTGAAGCACATTCGTTTATGATTAATGTTGATCCTATAAATGAAGATGCGGGGGCAGATGTTCAGCCATATGTGTCACGAGTGGTGTCTAGAGTTGATGTTATTGGTCGCTCAACACAGTCTCAAAGGGAAGGACCATCACCTGTTGATATTGATGACTATGATGATATGGTAGTGCATGAGCAACCACATGAGCAGATGAGTCAGCAGCCGCATGAACAAATGAGTCAGCATCCACATACAACTAGAAGGAACTTCAGTGCTTCAAAGAAAGTGGTTAGTAAGAAACTTACACCACATAGATAAAAGAGCTATTGCGGATGATAACAGTACATCGGAACCTGCAAGCAAGAAGTAGTCATCAAatgttgttgaatttgatgaAGAGAATGATGAAGAGTTTGATGAAAAAGAGTTGTATGTACTTCCGGAGAGAAACTAATCTGAATTATCATGACATTGATGATTTACCAATTGAAGATGATTACCACAATAGTCAGTCACTTAGTTCAGACATTGAACCAAATGAAGAATCTGACTGTGAAACTGATTTAGAGGAAAAAGAGGCAGTTGAGCCATATAGATATGGAGAATATAAGAAAGTTACAGACAAGTATGATGATATGTATGCAGATGTTGAAAGTGAAGACCATGTGCCATGGACATGTGAGACAGATGAATTTGCAATTGGTATGACTTGGCCAACTATGAAAGAGTACAAGGCATTTGTGACAAGGTTTTGTATATCCAATTCTTTTGAAGTTAAAAGGACAAAGGATGACAAGGACAAGTTAAGGTGAATGTGCGAAGACCCAAAATGTTCATTCAGACTTAATGGGAATCTGTAAGTGAACTTAAATATGTGTGTATGCCTTCAAAATGTTATTGTCTCATTTTATACATGCACAATATTTGTGTTTCTAATATGTGTTGTTAATGTTTGCAGCCAAAATGATAGAGGCACAATCAAGGTCACCAAGTATGTGCATACACACACTTGTCAAAACAGGGATTGGTCCAAGAAGAACAAAATGACCAATTTTACCGGGATTGCTTCAGTAATAGAACAAGATGCAAGAGACGAGGGTTATAAATTGAATCCAATGAAGATAAAGGATAAGATTATGGACATGCATGGACTGCCTGTGAAGTATTGAGTGTGTTGGAAGGCTCTTGGAAATGCACTAAGCAAGATGTATGGTTCATATAAAGATGATTATAAGTTCTCACCTGAAATGTGTAGGCAGATTGTgtcaaaaaatccaaaaaatataggAATGGTTACTGTTGATGCAGATAATGACCTCAGGACATGTTGCCTTGCATTTGATTCAAACCTGACAAGCTTCCAAGATGGATGCAAATCTTTTGTTTGTTTAGATGGTTTCCATCTTAGAGGAAAGTGTGGTGGTGTCATGCTCTCAGCAGTTACACTTGATGGTAATAATGGTGTGTAACCCTTAGCCATTTACATTTGTGATTTAGAATATAAGGAAAATTGGATCAAATTTATGGAAACCACTGCAGATAGATTGAACGCACATCCTAGGCCACTGACTTTCATTTCAAACTGACAAAAATGCCTTATACTATCAGTAaaacaagtttttccacaatTAGACATAGGCTTTGCTATAGATACATGTTTATAACTTTAATATGACTCATAAAGGCAAACACATGAAAAGAGTAGCTTGGGGAGTAAATTTTATAGAGTTGTAGATCACAAGAAAGCAATGGATCAAATGTAAAAGGATAACAATAAGGCACATAACTAGTTTAACATTATGGAGACACATACTTGGTCTAGGTCAACATTTGATTTGACTTCTAAATATGAGTATGTAATAAATAACTTTTCTGAAGCATTTAACAGTTGGATGTCTGAGAGGGAGATGAAATCTTTGCAGTGGGAGAGTGAGGGTGAGGTATTGGTGCCAAGGACAGAGAGAATTTTGAAGAATAAAATGTTCAAGAAGAATAAATACAAACTAGTTAGACAAAGTGAGTTTGAATGGTGTTCCAAAACCGCTTGACTGGAAGTAGGTGGGATGTTAGTGTAACTGAAAATTCATGTAGCTGTTGTGTTTGGATATCACTGGCATTCCATGTGTCCATGCAGTTGCAGTAGGAATACACTTGAGGGTTGATCTGAATAGGTAACTTCTTAAAATGTTTCAGTTGTCTCTTTTATTTGTTTCATTTGTCAAAAGTAAACTTATGACATACATTTCATTTTTGCAGTATGGTTGATGACTTGcacaaggtttttaattataaaaAAGCTTATGCTGGTAAGGTTAAGGCATGTGCAAGTGAATAGAATTGGCTTGAGGTAATATTCTACcatctttttattattttcaatatGTGGCAAATGTTTGTGTTCTAATGTATCTTTTTACGCAACAtgaaatgaggcccaacaaaccTAAGTATAAGAGAAAGGTGGTAGACCACAACTGAATATTAGGTTGCTCACCACTagattccttgttgtccaaacaacctcgGTCTATAAATATTTGAGTTTACATTTGTTGCAAACTATCCTACGAGCCAggtaaacttcattcgtgttgtttttggtggagccatctatcgggagaggaaagtaccctaattaggcgaaatctcttacgaccgctcgcttaaagacttttgtggatcaagaagctctacaagtaccgttggtgggaaactaaataattgcattgttattttagtttttgattattgatttaattgactaacggttgttgaaactttgattgcacctggtttgttttttcttgagagccttcttttctgacataagggtcacttaaactagatcaaagtatcgacgggatctttagaactatttgtagatctaaagacatcttttgataatccatcatcaatagactcatttatgtgtgtgattgatcacaacaagattcaagtttgtggtgtgcaggttattaagaaggaaattgaagatttgaagacgaagaagattttcttattagtttacatatcttgtgaatttgtgcacacaccttgatcgactgggatccgactaatattagatttatctttgataaatttgATCATATGGTCGTATCAATCggaaactatcatttggtggttttCTAcgatctgatagttgtgaatctagaAACGAACTTTCAGATTTGGATTGATcatacccgacaaaggagtttattaggttaaacggaagagactttgtcaacaactcaagcatatattttaccaaagattgaatagagtggttaccgaacagatttattCCTTTGTTATTTGGAATACAATCAAAAGGAGTAAAGCAACTTGAGATACTGACTTTTGTCTTTAGATTCATGTGTGTGACCAAAAGTTCGAagatgcagggatactgaggacattaagtagctaggggtagtctacttggtctcaactacacgaagttggcATTAAATTTTGTATAGCGAATTAATTattagagtattcaaaactgaattaggtcccagggttttcctgcatttgcggtttcctcgaaaAAATCtgttgttgtgttatttactttacttatgcattataatttttttatattataataaagtaaacacACTTGTTAAtccatattacttggcattgaTCCTAATTGTCAATCGATTTTATTattgtaactattgtcaagtaaatatcttgttgtcgtattgacTCGACCTCGTCCGTAGACAAGCACACAAGGTATAgcacttataggttgatatttaaaattttgtggtgtatttgggtatcctcgtcttttcacctaaagattagtctctcgaactcaaagtaatCCCATGCATTACATTTTTTAAAGGTTTAAACGATTTGCTTCATTGGGCACTTGCCTACTCCACCACTTTTTAGCCAAAATCCAGCAAACTGTTTTTACCCGTAAACACCACTGAAACCCAATTCAGAAATATCAACATCTATAAGTTTTTGGCAAATATTGTTATTACTAGAAGAAAAATCATGATTTAATTTTTCATCCGGACTAAGAGTGATAATTAGGTCGCTTATAACTACCCAGGGATCTTAACAACGTTATCGAAGTCCCTAAAAAGCATTATATCGGTGGAAACATTCAGCGTGGTAAAGGATTATGTATACTTTGGTGATATGGAACAATACATGCAGGTGCTGAGGCTCGACTGCTTACCATGTAAATAGGGTACGCGAAAGTGGTTGAACGTAATATCCTTATTTCCGTGGAATAAGGATAATATTTGGCAATTCTACAAGTAGCATTATGGGCCAAGACCCAAGGAACTCAAGGTCATCTAGTACCACATTGAATATCACGAAGGACTATAATGGAAATTATACCTATAAAAATTAGGATGCGacattagatttatttttctctaTTAAGGCTGATGTCTCTTGGATATGGTCTGGTATTAGGAAATGGTATGGATATTCTTAGTAAAAACTGCATATATGATCGATGCCTTCATTTCATTGTTGATCTAAGGTATAAATACTTTTAGACATAACTGCATATATGGGATATATTCCTTCACTCCCATGTTGACATTACGACTGAGAAATAGACTCTTGACATTGATTTTCTTATACACCCTTTGGTTATTGAGGAGAAAACTCCTACCGAATTGGTTGATTTTCTAACCAATGATGGTGAATGGAATACTGATATTCTAAACTTTTATTTGAACCCTAATATTTGCAACTAAATTCtcattcttcttgttctttttgcgTAATCTAATGAATTAAAGTGGTTATATACTAAATATGATGCTTCATCTGTTAACCATGTATATAGATTTTTCACATCTGATTAGAGAGACTACAATCCTATTTGGAAGAAAAATTGAGGTTCTATATGTCAACCCAGGATACAAATGTTTTTATGGAAATTATACTCTAGTGCTCTGCCTCTTTGTATTACTCTTTGTAAGTTCACTCACAAAGTTAATCCCCATTACATTTTTTTTGTGAAAGATTCTCTGTATTTGTTCCCGTATTGTCCTTTATCTGTTGCAGTATGATTTGGGTTAATCATACGCGGGTCTATACTAATATTATTTAAATTTCGAATtggattgaaaacctatttatatctaATGtataaaactatgccaaaaaagATGCTATTGTAGCTTGGTTCATCTGGAAACATAGGTGTAATATCATCCTTAAGATACATAAGCCTAATCATATGCAGGTTATAATAGACCAATTTTCTCTTCAATGATGACAataatgatttctttatttttcttaaaaataaATGATAATCCAACTAGATGTGGTTTTCCCTATCGATCTTCGAGGGATGAAGTATTGTTAAGTTTAAGCCAATTGCAAATACCAGTGAATGAAAAATAGTTGCATTCTTGAAAGATATCGagcaattttaatttttattccTACTGATAATCTACGAAATTTTGAGACCGTTCCACTTGTAGTTGGAATACGGTAGAAAGATCAAAGGGTGTGCACTCGGCTTGTTAGGATATATCATTAGTCTTTGTACTGACTATGTCGATCTTTATATAATTTTCTGTTGATAAAGAATGTATCCACAATTTCATTCTAAATCAGTATCTTGTTATACCCTTGAGGTCATGAAATTATAGGAGATTTATTTGCATTTATGTGTCAAATTCCAAGCCTATTAATTACATGTTGGTGTAGTATACGTTATATGAGAagtatgttcttggtaaaaacgatttgatggttttatTTTTATTCGGATCCTAGAGCTGGTTCAATAATTGTTCACCTTATTTGATGAATTTTGTGTGCTAGTCCTTGAAGGACTCATAGTGCATTCACACGATTAATATGGTCGCGGaacatatcaaaattttaatccttagaggattcaaattatattcagGCATCCTCTTGACTCGATTATAtcaggtttaacaatcctttatgtgtttttagaaatttggtacgaAACCAAAAATCTGGATTAATTTGTTGATGATATCAACTTTACAGGTCTCTCAAGGAGTCTTTAAAAACACTAAAAGCCACGCTTTAGCagcatatttattattattattattattggataataaaaatattttattatttctatTTATTTGGCGGTTCTaagtaatatataaaaataaaagaaagattacaaaaaaaaattggttggaAGCCTAGCAACCAGCTGCGCCCCAACCCCTttctaattattattattattttaaaaatctacagtATCAATATTATGCTTGCATAAAACTTATCTATGATGTAGCTGGATTCTAGTTATGATTCTGATACTTGTTTTGTGtaatactcatatagttgagttagcaTAACTAGatacgtcaaaagttgtactatTTTTCCTTCATTTCAAGAGTTGTCcaatgtggttttcctgacaaggttttaacgagacaacatCTCGTTGACGTTGAGTATTCATTCAAATGTTGatattgtgctctttttcctttgtCCAAATGTTTTCCCCTTGGGTTTTACTggaaaggttttagtgaggcaatttaattcaacattgtGGTCGTCCAAGAAGAAGTTTTATCAATTTTGGTTATTCGGTGGATTCCTACCATTAACTAGGTTATCTTATTAAACCAGATAAACATAAGCATCTCTTATGAATTTGAATGTCTTTCTGAACCACATAAAGTTTAATTACAAACACAATTTTTGTTCACATATATATGGTAATGCATTCATATCTTGacactttgttgaagaaactataTCTACAAACTTCAGCGAATCATCTCAAGAAGCTAGAAACCCATGACACAAATCCTCAATATGTTGAATAAAAATGTAGACTTAGAAAGAGTATTGTTCGTAGACAATACCGATTCACCGATTATGCATCACAAAAGATGACTTCTTCAACTGGTAGATTTATTCACCAAAGCATTGGAATCTTTTGCATTCAAGAAATTAGTACatcaaaaatggaaagtctccAATCAAATATTTGCAAGCGaagatttaactgaagtactCATCACAGAGAGCACCATCATCGAAGGTGCATTACTGGACTTATCACGttacactctttttccttcgtcaaggttttgtcccactggaatTTCCTTATCAAgattttaacgaggcagcatacgCATGTCCAATAATATTTTAAGTCTCTATATATTCGTGCATTTTCTgatttttctcttttgagttttctCGATATGTTCATAATGACTTAACAACAATGGTCGTTAGGAAAAGTGTTACCAATCGAGATCAATTAACCAAGATACTTTTATATCTAAGATTAAAATTTCTTTTATCATGCAAATAGAGGCTTTAATGTCCGTCT encodes the following:
- the LOC113310688 gene encoding uncharacterized protein LOC113310688 — its product is MNLYLEVSHERNMETGKALAWCLAESTSQHNLWFISARKDYGLKELVIHYGGHWPPDQPLGGLHFFDYMNGRECHYKKFDGDCLSMIDLIAGMGDKLNGFGRRDYFQYLDGGFLLDIYDEQDLLRFWIDSDQK